A genomic stretch from Geitlerinema sp. PCC 9228 includes:
- a CDS encoding FAD-binding domain-containing protein: MEPLLLFWHRRDLRLNDNVGLFHASQRSSRVVGIFCLDPHLLDGKQAAPVRIAYMLGCLRELQERYAAAGSQLLIVRGEPSQRIPQLATALSATAVFWNLDVEPYARDRDERVTVQLQQQGVDVSTFWDHLLHAPQEILTGTKGPYTVYTPFWKNWCRHAKAKPHSQPETLQGLSPEEMETAQTAGVIPLPSNRDLGVSVEEPLIVEPGEKAAREQLDDFCDRAIFNYQEQRNFPSINGTSRLSAALKFGAIGIRRVWQATETVSELCRGDEDSTSVQTWQKELAWREFYQHVLYHFPELADGPYRAPWHNFPWREDTEHFQAWCEGKTGYPIVDAAMRELNATGWMHNRCRMIVASFLTKDLRLNWQWGEQYFMQKLIDGDLASNNGGWQWSSSSGMDPKPLRIFNPNTQAQKFDPEGEYIRSWLPELRSLDTEQLVTGKIPPLELQACGYPAPIVNHQEQQRIFKNIYQQLKETTRI, translated from the coding sequence ATCGAACCATTATTGTTATTTTGGCACCGACGCGATTTGCGCCTGAACGACAACGTAGGTCTGTTCCATGCCAGCCAACGCAGCTCCCGGGTGGTAGGCATTTTCTGTCTCGATCCCCATTTGCTCGATGGCAAACAGGCAGCTCCCGTACGCATTGCTTACATGCTAGGTTGCCTGCGGGAGTTGCAGGAACGCTACGCTGCGGCAGGCAGTCAGCTCCTGATTGTACGTGGAGAACCCAGCCAAAGGATTCCCCAGCTAGCCACAGCTCTATCGGCAACGGCAGTTTTCTGGAACTTAGATGTGGAACCTTACGCGCGCGATCGCGACGAACGGGTCACGGTACAATTACAGCAGCAGGGTGTGGACGTTTCTACGTTTTGGGACCATCTCCTGCACGCTCCCCAAGAGATTCTGACCGGCACGAAAGGACCTTATACGGTTTATACCCCTTTTTGGAAAAATTGGTGCCGCCATGCCAAAGCCAAACCACATTCGCAACCGGAAACCTTGCAGGGATTGTCACCAGAAGAGATGGAAACAGCCCAAACAGCCGGTGTCATTCCTCTTCCCAGCAATCGGGATTTGGGGGTGAGCGTGGAAGAGCCGCTGATTGTGGAACCAGGGGAAAAAGCAGCTCGGGAACAGTTGGATGATTTCTGCGATCGCGCTATTTTCAACTACCAAGAACAACGCAACTTCCCCAGCATCAACGGCACTTCCCGTTTGAGTGCGGCTTTGAAATTTGGTGCCATTGGCATTCGCAGGGTTTGGCAAGCTACAGAAACGGTGAGCGAACTATGTCGCGGCGACGAAGACAGTACCAGCGTGCAAACTTGGCAAAAAGAACTGGCGTGGCGGGAGTTTTACCAGCATGTGCTATATCATTTCCCCGAACTGGCCGATGGTCCTTACCGTGCCCCCTGGCACAATTTTCCCTGGCGAGAAGATACCGAACATTTCCAAGCTTGGTGTGAAGGAAAAACGGGTTATCCCATTGTAGATGCTGCCATGCGCGAGTTAAATGCTACGGGATGGATGCACAACCGCTGTCGCATGATTGTAGCTAGCTTTTTGACCAAAGATTTGCGCCTGAACTGGCAGTGGGGAGAACAATATTTTATGCAAAAACTCATTGATGGGGATTTGGCGTCGAACAACGGTGGCTGGCAGTGGAGCAGTTCCAGCGGTATGGACCCCAAACCGTTGCGGATTTTCAATCCCAATACCCAAGCACAAAAGTTTGACCCGGAAGGAGAATACATTCGCTCCTGGTTGCCGGAATTGCGATCGCTCGATACGGAACAGTTGGTGACTGGTAAAATTCCTCCCTTAGAGTTACAAGCTTGTGGCTATCCAGCTCCTATTGTGAATCACCAAGAACAGCAGCGAATTTTCAAAAATATCTACCAGCAGCTGAAGGAAACCACAAGGATCTAG
- a CDS encoding ATP-dependent Clp protease proteolytic subunit, translating to MPIGVPKVPYRMPGGQYTQWISIYDRLARERIIFIGRDIDDELANQVIAIMLYLDSEDPGKDIMLYINSPGGIITSGMAIYDTMQHIKSDVVTICVGLAASMGSFLLGAGTKGKRLALPHSRIMIHQPSGGTRGQATDIDIEAKEILRIRKQLNEIYADFTGQPVEKIEKDMDRDFFMSAEQSKEYGLIDRVIEERP from the coding sequence ATGCCAATTGGTGTACCAAAAGTTCCCTACCGCATGCCGGGGGGACAATACACGCAGTGGATTAGCATTTACGATCGCCTGGCCCGCGAACGAATTATTTTTATCGGTCGGGATATTGATGATGAACTGGCTAACCAAGTGATTGCCATTATGCTTTACCTGGATTCGGAAGACCCGGGTAAAGATATTATGCTCTATATCAATTCCCCCGGCGGTATCATTACATCTGGCATGGCGATTTACGATACCATGCAGCACATCAAATCCGACGTGGTGACCATCTGCGTGGGCTTGGCGGCTTCCATGGGGTCGTTTTTGCTGGGGGCAGGTACCAAAGGCAAACGCCTGGCGTTGCCCCACTCCCGGATTATGATTCACCAACCCTCTGGCGGTACCCGCGGACAGGCTACGGATATCGATATCGAAGCCAAGGAAATTCTGCGCATCCGCAAGCAGCTCAATGAAATTTACGCCGATTTTACCGGCCAGCCGGTGGAGAAAATTGAAAAGGATATGGACCGGGATTTCTTCATGTCGGCAGAACAATCCAAAGAATACGGTTTGATCGACCGCGTGATTGAAGAACGTCCCTAA
- a CDS encoding J domain-containing protein — translation MSTTDCSMDVKECYRVLNLPETADLEDVKASYRRLARQYHPDLNPDDSEAHQKFIAIHQAYKRLLEIVPAAKSSPPSPSSSQKSQSPTSPPPGKVKVEVKHRRQGEKVPRSGKSQKIQFEDAPELSPLEKQLKQQSYEQLQGLLKRGRFPRAIALAEGLAQRLPQDKEVRQWQAIVYQRWGHQLLQKGHLEKARIYLKKALRTDPHNRTLWLQVEKDFREIEKMF, via the coding sequence TTGTCAACCACTGACTGCAGCATGGATGTCAAGGAGTGCTATCGCGTTTTAAATCTGCCGGAAACAGCCGATCTTGAGGATGTAAAAGCATCCTACCGCCGTCTGGCCCGGCAATACCATCCCGATCTCAATCCTGATGATTCCGAGGCCCATCAAAAGTTTATTGCCATTCACCAGGCATACAAACGGCTTTTGGAAATCGTCCCGGCAGCCAAATCGTCACCCCCATCCCCTTCCTCTTCTCAAAAGAGCCAATCCCCCACTTCTCCACCCCCTGGTAAGGTGAAAGTTGAAGTCAAACACCGGCGGCAGGGAGAAAAAGTCCCAAGATCGGGAAAATCGCAGAAAATTCAATTTGAAGATGCCCCAGAACTATCTCCCCTGGAAAAACAGCTCAAGCAACAATCCTACGAACAGTTACAGGGATTGCTAAAACGAGGGCGATTTCCTAGAGCGATCGCATTGGCAGAGGGATTGGCCCAACGGTTGCCCCAAGACAAGGAAGTCCGCCAGTGGCAAGCAATTGTCTACCAGCGTTGGGGGCACCAACTCTTACAAAAAGGACATTTAGAAAAAGCCAGAATTTATCTCAAAAAAGCCCTACGCACCGACCCCCACAACCGTACTTTATGGTTACAAGTGGAAAAGGACTTCCGCGAGATAGAAAAAATGTTTTGA
- a CDS encoding ATP-dependent Clp protease proteolytic subunit — protein MESPIRAVQAPYYEGGGDMRTPPPDLESLILKERIVYLGMPLVPQVTELIIAELLYLQYEDPEKPIKIYINSTGTSSYSGDPVGWETEAFAICDTIRYIKPPVQTICLGTAMGTAAMLLSAGTKGSRASLPHATIVLQQPKSYTQGQATDIQIRAQEVIANKTTMVDILSQNTGQSREQLNKDMDRLFYMTPYQAMEYGLIDRVLESNQSVPKELQDQKSESSSQS, from the coding sequence ATGGAATCACCAATTCGGGCAGTACAAGCTCCTTACTACGAAGGGGGCGGGGACATGCGAACGCCCCCGCCAGACTTGGAATCGCTCATTCTCAAAGAAAGAATTGTCTACCTGGGAATGCCTTTGGTCCCCCAGGTAACAGAACTGATCATCGCTGAGTTGCTGTACCTGCAGTACGAAGACCCGGAAAAACCCATCAAGATTTATATCAATTCCACGGGAACTTCCAGCTATAGCGGCGACCCCGTCGGCTGGGAAACAGAAGCGTTTGCTATTTGCGATACCATTCGCTACATTAAGCCTCCCGTACAAACCATCTGTCTAGGAACAGCGATGGGAACCGCGGCCATGCTGTTGAGTGCTGGGACCAAGGGGTCTCGGGCTAGCCTTCCCCATGCCACCATTGTCTTGCAACAGCCGAAAAGCTACACGCAAGGACAAGCCACGGATATCCAAATTCGTGCCCAAGAAGTAATCGCCAACAAAACCACCATGGTGGATATTTTGTCCCAAAATACGGGGCAAAGCCGGGAACAGCTTAACAAAGATATGGACCGTTTGTTCTACATGACACCCTACCAAGCCATGGAGTACGGCTTGATCGATCGGGTCCTAGAAAGCAACCAAAGCGTTCCCAAAGAATTGCAAGATCAAAAGTCGGAAAGTTCTTCGCAAAGCTAA
- the surE gene encoding 5'/3'-nucleotidase SurE: MTWLLSNDDGIDAPGIQTLQEVATALQSPAVVVAPKSALSGCAHQVTTTQPIHVEKRSPQAYAVDGMPADCVRLALQYFCPQPSWVLSGINAGGNMGADIYISGTIAAVREAAFHGIRGIAISQYRRRDLPLDWERASRWLRWLLPRLMAKPTPAGTFWNVNLPCLAAGDPDPEMVICPLSKEPLPSQYRVEGDWYAYMGNYQNRDRTQGTDVDVCFSGQIAVTQISL, translated from the coding sequence ATGACTTGGCTTCTTTCCAACGATGATGGTATCGATGCACCGGGAATACAAACGTTACAGGAAGTGGCGACGGCTTTGCAATCGCCAGCGGTCGTTGTTGCTCCCAAGTCGGCTTTATCGGGATGCGCCCATCAGGTTACCACAACCCAACCTATTCATGTGGAAAAGCGATCGCCGCAAGCCTACGCTGTTGATGGGATGCCTGCCGATTGCGTTCGTTTGGCGTTGCAGTATTTTTGCCCCCAACCCAGCTGGGTGCTTTCTGGGATCAACGCCGGTGGCAATATGGGCGCGGATATTTACATTTCCGGTACCATTGCTGCAGTTCGGGAAGCGGCTTTTCACGGCATTCGGGGCATTGCCATTTCCCAATACCGCCGTCGGGATTTGCCCCTGGATTGGGAAAGAGCCAGTCGCTGGCTGCGTTGGTTGCTGCCGAGGTTAATGGCCAAACCCACACCAGCAGGAACGTTTTGGAATGTTAATTTGCCCTGTTTGGCTGCTGGCGATCCGGACCCAGAGATGGTGATTTGCCCTTTGAGTAAGGAACCTTTGCCCAGCCAGTATCGCGTGGAAGGGGATTGGTATGCTTATATGGGGAACTATCAAAATCGCGATCGCACCCAGGGAACCGATGTGGATGTTTGCTTTTCCGGTCAGATTGCCGTTACGCAAATTTCCCTTTAA